The region CTGCAGAGGATCAGGATGGCGGTCGCGGTGCCGAGCATCGGCACGCGCGGCCGCGGGGACCAGAGCTCGGCGACGCAGGCGCCGACGGCACAGGCCAGGGCGAGCCAGCCGGCGACGCCGAGGACCTGGGCGAGGCCCCAGCCGCCGAGCTCGTCGAGGTTCGTCGTGGCCGCGGCCACCGGCAGCAGCGCGACGGCCAGCAGCGCGAGCACGGGCGAGAGCCAGATCCACAGCCGGGGCACCGGCTCGGTCGCCGCCGGGCGGGGCGACGACCCGCGCGGGCCCGCGGCCGATGCGGGGACCGGTGGCCGGCCGCCGGCGTGGATCGCCCGCGTGGGCGGGTCGAGGCCACGCACCGCGGCGGTGGCGGACTCCCCGTGCCCCGCGTCCGGGTTCGAGTAGTACAGCGTCTCGCCGCCGTCGGGGTGTCCGGTCGGCGGCACCACGGGAATCACCTGCGTGGGGGGATCGATGGGATCGCGCCCCTGCCCGGGTACGTCCTGCCCGTCACGGCCGTCACCCGGCTGACGGGTGTCGGTCGAGGTCACCTCTTCACCTCCGGTCGGAGCCGGCGCCGCAGCGCCGGGGGTATGAGGACGGCCGCCGCGCTGAGCACCTGCACGGCGACGTAGCCGAGCGCGATGGGGAGCAGGGCGGAGTCCGTGGTCGAACCGGCCGGGGGTGTGGGCAGCGCCGCGACGACCGCCAGCACCAGCAGCGTGTTGACGAGCTGCAGCCGGCTGAAGGCCAGCGCCGCGCCCGCGGCCTGCCGCACCCCGAGCTCGTGCACCACGACGAGCCGGAACACCAGCCCGATCATCAGGATCTGCAGGATCCGGCTGGCCTCGGCGTAGCCGGGCCCGAAGATCAGCAGCACCGGCTGGGCCAGCATGATCGCGAGCCCGAGCACCGGCAGGAAGAGCACCATCATCCGGCGCTGGGCCGCCCGGGCCAGCGCAGCCGCGCGCAGGGGCTCGCGCGCCGTCTGGACGGCGAGCGAGTCCATGTAGAAGGTGGCCGCGATGTCGACGACGGACACCGCCTGCCAGACGATGAAGAACGCGGCGCCCGGCCCCGGGCCGAACCGCAGGGTCACCAGCAGCGTGACCTGGTTGTAGAGCAGGGCGCTGCCGATCTGGGCGACGGCCGTCGGGCCGAGGAAGGAGACGGCCTCCCGGCGGCTGGGGAGCACCGACCCCTCGGCCCGGCGGGCGAAGCGGCGCACCAGCAACGCGATGACCAGCGTCCCGCCGACCGTCCACACGACGATCGGGACGACCCACGACACCACGAGGCCCTGGGCGCCGAGGCCTGCCCCCAGCGCGATGAGCAGCCCGATGCGGACCACCGCGAACAGCCCGTTGCGCCACACCGTCCACCAGGGCCGGTGCATCGCGACCAGGATGAAGTCGTGGACGACGAACACGGCCCAGCCGGCGCAGGCCAGCACGAACAGCAGGACACCGACGCCGATCGAGCCGTCGCCGGGTGAGAGCAGCCCGGACGCCGTCGCCCCGAGGTCCGGCACGATCAGCACGTAGACCAGCCCGACGAGGGCGGACAGCGGCATGATCAGGAAGAGGCTGCCCCACACGAGCCGGGACGCCTTGCGGCCGGATCCGGGGAGCCACCGGAGCAGGCCGACGTTGATGTTCAGCTGGGCGCAGCCGCCGATGAGGATGAACGCCGAGACGACGGCCGAGGCCCGCCCGACCTCCTCCTGCGGCATGATCCGCGCAGCGAGCAGCCAGCTGAGGAAGCCGGCCAGCGAACCGAGGACCGAGCTGATGGACAGCGCGAGGCCGTCCCCGCCGCCGCTCTTCTTCCGGCCGGGCGTCGTCCCCGGTTCGTCGGGCGTACTGGCCGGCGCGACCACGCCCAGGACGACGGTCGGGCTCTCGCTGCCCGCCACACCGCCGCCGGACCCCTGAGCCGAGGCCGCGCTCCCGCCCACCGCCGGGGGAAGCTCGACCGTCGGCTCGTCCGCGTCGTGCGGCGGCAGGACGACCGTCGGTTCGTCCGCGCCCGGTACCGGGCCGGTCCGGGGCCGCGGGGTCGGCCGCTGGTGACCGGCGCGCTGGGCCGGCGGGTCGATCCCGGCCACGTCCCGTGCCGTCACTGGGCCACCACGGCGTGCCGCAGCAGGAACGGCACGCTGACGGCGGTCAGGATGACCAGCATCCAGTTGGGATGCCACCAGACGGTGCTGACCATGACCTGCGCGGCGAGCAGCGTGGTGGCGACGCCGACGCCGATGGTCAGCAGCCAGACGTGGGCGGCGGGTGCGCGTCGCAGGAAGCCCGCCGCCGCCCAGCCGGGGCCTAGCAGCAGGAAGGCGATCGTCACGAACAGCCGGACGTCGCCGGCGATCCCGCCCGAGACGTTCAGCAGGTTCAGCCCACAGGCCACCAGACCGGCCACGGCCAGCAGCAGCGCGACCGCGCGGCGTGCCGTGCGGGCTCGGGTCAGTTCGGCCGCGGAGGGCATGCTCACCGCGTCACTCCGTTCCTCGCCGGTTCGTCACCGGGCTTCTCACGTTCGCCGGCATCCCTTCCGACCCCCGTCCGGATGCCGGGCCCACACATGACCCGGCGCCCGTCGCGGACGGGCGCCGAGGTCCACACACGGGTGACGCCCGTCAGGACGCCTCCTCCTCCAATGCGTAACGCATCTCGAGCTCCTGACGCTCCGCCTCGTCGCGCTGCGGCGACGGGCGGTTGGCCGGGTCTGCCGGGCGGTTCCCGTTCCGCGGGCTCGGCGACGGGCGGACCGGCGGACGCACCGTCATCGCCGGGCCGGCCGGCTCCGACGGGTGCATCGGCAGGCCCGTCGACGAGTAGCCGCCGTTCACCGCGGGGAAGCCGTTGGCCGGCGTCGCCGGGCCGAGGTCGACCTCCAGGTCCTCGTGGGACGCGGGGCCGGCGGCACCGTTCGCCTTCTTCTGGAGCGCACGCCGGCGCTCCGCGGCGAGCGTGCGCAGCACCCGGGTGCCGTCCGCGAAGGTCCGCAGGTTGGTCTCGCCGAACATCCGCTCGCGCTCGAGCGAGGGCACCTCGGTGATCTTGAGGCCGGCGGCCGCGACGCGGCAGTTCAGCACGGTCTCGATCTCGAAGCCGTCGCCCCAGAGCATCGACCCGTCCGTGGGTGCGGGAGCGTCCACCGCCGGCAGCTCCAGCACGGGCAGAAGATCGGCCCAGAAGGCGTTGTAGCCGTAGCACAGGTCCGTGTACCGGGTCTTGAACAGCGCGTTGGCCACGCCGTTGAGCCCGAAGTTGCCGGTCTTGCGCAGGAGCGTGATGTCGTCGCTGCCCCCGCCCCGGACGAACCGGCTGCCCTTCGCGAAGTCCGCGCCCGCGACGAGGGCCGCGACGAATGCGGGGATCTCGTTCGGGTCCGCGGAGCCGTCCGCGTCGAACATGACGATCACATCGCCCGTGGCCGCGGCGAACCCGCAGGCCATGGCGTTGCCCTTGCCCTTGCGCGTCTGCGCGATGATCTTGGCCCACGGCAGGACGCGCCGTGCCGTCTCGACGGTCCCGTCGATCGAGTTCCCGTCGACCACGATCACCTCGTGCACGGCGGGCCGCACGGCGGCGATCGCCGGCAGCACCACCTCGAGGTTGCGTGCCTCGTTACGGGTCGGCACCACCACGGACACCGTCGGGTTTCCGCTGCGTTGCATCGCCGATCTCCCCCTCATCGCACCGGTCGTGCGGTCGCGGTGACGCCGTGGCGTCCGATCCCTGCTCTGCCCAGACTTCTACCCGGAATCCTGCTCATCGCTCGGACTATCTCCTCGGGCACGCGTCGCGTTACGTGACGTACCGCTCGTCCTTCCGGGCACACGCCGATGATCCAACCGTCTGGCGGTGCGAGAACCGACACCACTGTCGTGGGCACCGGGCGAACTCTACGGAAACCGCACGTCCGACGTTCGACCGGGCTCGATCACCGGGCCGTTCCGGCACGTCGGACACCCTTCGCGAGGGCCCGGCCCCGGGACGTCGTGATCGTCGGCCGGACCCGGTGCCGGCGCCGTGATCTTCCCGGTCGGGGGTGAGGCGGAGCCGCTCCCGGCTGCCGGTACCGTCCTGCGGTACCGCAACACGGGTGCACGGCCCGTGACCGACATCCCGGGCGCGGACGGCCGAGCGGGGCCGGGCCGCCCCGGAACCCAGGGGGCCCTGCGCCGATGTTGCCCGGCAGTTTCCAACCGACAGTCTCCGTCTGCATCCCGGTCTACAACGGCGAGGCCTACCTCGCGGAGACGATCCGTTCGGTGCTCGACCAGACCTACGGGGACTTCGAGCTCGTCCTGTTGGACAACAACTGCAGCGACCGCAGCCCGGAGATCATGCGTTCCTTCGCGGACCCGCGCATCCGCATCGAGCGCAACACCGAGACCCTCCCCCAGCCCCGCAACTGGCGGGTCTGCGTCGACCACACGCGCGCACCCCTGATCAAGGTGCTGTGCGCGGACGACGTCCTCCACCCGCGCTGCCTCGAGCTGCAGACCCAGCCGCTGTTGGACGACCCGGGCCTCGCCGTCGTCGCCTCCCGCCGGCACATGATCGACGAGCAGAGCCGGGTCATCGTGCCGCGCCGCGGGCTCTCCGGGCTGATCGGCGTGCACAGCGCCGCCGAGGTCGCCCGGAAGGTCGTCCGGAACGGGGCGAACCCGATCGGCGAGGTCGGCAACGTCATGTTCCGGCGCGCGGACTTCATGGCCATCGGGGGCTGGCGCGAGGACCGCCCGCTCGTCATGGACATCGACTGCTTCGTGCGGCTCCTCAAGTTCGGCGAGTTCCTCGGCCAGCCCGAGGCCCTCGCCGCGTTCCGGATCGGCGGCAGCTCGATCACCGCCGAGCGGATGGACGAGATCTACGCGGCGCAGCGGGCGCTGACCGAGGAGCTGGGCGAGTCCCCCGAGTACGACGTGCGGGGCCTCGACGTGACGATCGGCCGTGCGCTCGCGCCGTTCGGCCGGATGCGTCGTTCCCTGCTGTTCACTTTGTCGGGCCTCGCGGCGAAGCGGGACGCCCGGCGGGAGAGCGTCACCACCTGAGCTCCTCCCGCCCGTCCCCCCGGACAGGTGCATCCGGGTGGCTCTCGCACAAAGTTTGCGACAGCCCCGATCGGGTGTTTAGCCTGGGCTGCCGCCGGTTCCCCGGTCGGTCCCCTCGGCCGCCTGGAGGACGGGTTGTCCGGATCGCCGCACGAGGCGGTCGTCGCCATGCACATGAGCGACGGCCTCGTGAACGCCCCCACGTCGCTGCTGTTCGGCGCGGTCGCGCTCGTCTGGCTGGTGCTGGCCGCGCTGCGCGCCCGTGCGGACCTCGACGACCGCACGGCCCCGATGGCGGGCCTGGTCACGGCGTTCGTCTTCGCCGTGCAGATGATCAACTTCCCGATCCTGCCCGGCGCCAGCGGACACCTGCTCGGGGGCGCCCTCGTCGCGATCCTCGTCGGGCCGTGGGTCGGCACGCTCTGCATCGCGATCGTGCTGGTGGTGCAGGCGCTGCTGTTCGCCGACGGCGGGCTCACCGCGCTGGGCACGAACATCACCAACATGGCGCTGATCGGCGTCGTCGTCGGGTACGCGGTGGCCGTGGCGCTGCGTCCGCTGGCCCGGCGCGGCAAAGGTGGTCTCGCCGCGACGGCATTCGTCGCCGCCTTCCTCAACACGGTCGTCGCGTCGCTGGGCTTCGTCGTCGAGTACGCGGTCGGCGGCTCCGGCGGGGCGAGTCTCGGCACCGTGTTCGGGCTGATGGTGGGTCTGCACGCGCTGATCGGCATCGGCGAGGGTGTGATCACCGCAGCGACCGTCACGGCCGTCGCGGCGGTCCGCCCGGACCTCGTGTACCTGTTGCGCGGCGCCAAGGCCCCGCTGCTGCGCCGGGCCGCCGGGACCGCGTCGTGACCCGGGGCCGCAGCCTCGGCTTCCTGCTGGGGTTCCTCGCCGTCGCCCTGCTCGTCGCGGGCGGGTTCTCCTACCTCGCCAGCCCGGACCCGGACGGCCTGGACACCGTCGCGCTGCAGGGGTGCCAGGTCACCGGGACCGACGCCGGCGAGCAGCTCACCGGCACCTGCATCGCGCAGCACACCACGGACCACGCGATGAGCTCCTCGCCGCTCGCGGACTACACGGTGGGCGGCGGCGCGGGCACCACCGGGCTCGCCGGGATCCTCGGCGTGATCGTCACGCTCGCGCTGGCGGGCGGGCTGTTCTGGGCGCTGCGCCGGCGCGGGGTCGCCCCCACCGACGACGGCCAGGGCCGATGAGGGGTCGGGGCCGATGAGGGGTCGAGGCTGATGGGCGCGGGCCACGCGCACCCGCTGCACCTCGCCCGGGACTCGCCGGTCCACCGGCTCCCGCCGCAGGTCAAGATCGTCGCGGCGTTCCTGGGCGTGGTCTGCGTGGTCGCGACCCCGCGCGAGGCGTTTGTCGTGTTCGCGGGGTATCCGGTGGTGCTCGGCGCGGTGTGGTGGGCCGCCCGGATCCCGGCCGGCTGGATCCTGCGCCGCGCCGTGATCGAGCTGCCCTTCGTCGTGCTGGCGGTGCTGCTGCCGCTCACCGGCCCGGACCCGCGGGTCGAGTGGCTGGGCATGTCGCTGTCGGAACCCGGGCTGCTCGGGGCGTGGAACATCCTCGTCAAGGGCACGCTCGGCGTCCTGACGTCGCTGACCCTGGCTGCGACGACGTCGATGCGGGACCTGCTCGTCGGGTTGCAGCGGCTGCACGCCCCGGCCCTGGTGACCACGATCGCGACGCTGATGCTGCGCTACGTCGACGTGATCGTCGCCGAGGCCGGCCGGATGCGGCTCGCCCGCGTCTCCCGCGGGCACGACCCGCGCTTCCTCTGGCAGGCCGGGGCCACCGCCCGCGGCGTCGGGGCGTTGTTCGTCCGGTCCTACGAGCGCGGGGAGCGGGTGCACCTGGCGATGCTGTCCCGGGGGTGGTCGGGCGCGATGCCGGTGCTGTCGACGGCCGGGCTCGCGACGCGGCGGGACTGGACGGCGGGGCTGGCGCCGGTGGGCGTCGCGGCGCTGCTGGCCTTCTCGGGATGGGTGATCGTGTGAGCGCGCCTTCGACCCGGGCGGGGACCGGCGTGGACGCGGTCACCGCGCCGTCGCTCGAGGTCAGGGACCTCGCCTTCGCCTATCCGGACGGACACCAGGCGCTGTTCGGGGTGGACCTGCGGATCGAACGGGGCGAGCGGGTCGCGCTGCTCGGCCCGAACGGCGCGGGCAAGACGACCCTGGTGCTGCACCTGAACGGCATCCTGGACGCCGGGGAGGGCATGGTCCGGGTGGGCGGCCTGCCGGTGGAGCGGGCACACCTGAAGGAGATCCGCCGCCGGGTCGGGATCGTGTTCCAGGACCCCGACGACCAGCTGTTCATGCCGACCGTCCGCGAGGACGTGGCCTTCGGTCCGGCGAACTTCGGGGTGCCCGTCGAGGAGCTGGGCGCACGGGTGGACCGGGCGCTCGAGGCCGTGGGGATGGCGGAGCACGCGGACCGCTCGCCGCTGCACCTCTCCGGCGGTCAGCGGCGGCGGGTCGCGCTGGCCACGGTGCTCGCCTGCGACCCGGAGATCCTGGTCCTCGACGAGCCGTCGTCGAACCTGGACCCGGTGGCCCGCCGCGAGCTCGCCGAGGTGCTGCTGGGGCTGGGCCGGACGATGCTGATGGTCACCCACGACCTGCCGTACGCGCTGCAGCTCTGCCCGCGCAGCGTCGTCCTGGACGACGGGGTCGTCGTCGCGGACGGACCGACCAGGGGAGCTCCTGGCGGACCGCGACCTCCTCGCGGCCCACCGCCTGGAGCTCCCCTACGGCTTCTCCCTCACCTGAGGCCACCCGCGTCGTGGCTCCACAACGCGGGTCTCAGGTCCGCTCAGCCGCGTCACGGAGCCACAACGCGTATTCGAAGCGGCGGGTGGGTCAGGCCCCGTCGATGCGCGGGACCCCGTTTGGCGGGGTCAGGTCGTCGACGGGAAGCTCCCGCCGGCAGGCCCTGCGGGCCCCCTCCCGGCGCGGCGCGGACCGCCTTCGGGGCGACCTCGCCCAGCGCCGGGACCTCCTGCCGGGCGGCGGCCGTGGCCGCCGCGACCTGGGCGGCGATCTCCGGGTCCCCCGAGGTGTCGAACCAGCCCTTCACCGACTCCTCGTCGTCCTCGGGCCTGACGCGCTGGCCGTCGTCCGGCGAGGGGGTGTACTTGAAGACGCCGTCCTCGCCCGGCGCACCGAGCATCTTCGTGAAGCCCTCGAGGGCCTTGCCGAAGTCCGACGGCACCATCCAGACCTTGTTGGCCTCGCCCTTCGCCATCTCCGGCAGGGTCTGCAGGTACTGGTAGGCCAGCAGCTCGGGTGTCGGGCGGCCGGCCTTGATCGCCGCGAAGCGCTTCTCGATCGCCTTCGCCTCGCCCTGCGCGTAGAGGTACTGCGCGGCGCGCTCACCCTGCGCCCGCAGGATCCGGCTCTGCCGCTCCGCCTCGGCGTTGAGGATCGCCGCCTGCTTCGCGCCTTCCGCGGTGAGGATCTGCGCCTGCTTGTTGCCCTCCGCGCTGCGGATCGCGGACTCCCGCTGGCCCTCGGCGGTGAGGATGGTGGCCCGCTTCTCGCGGTCCGCCTTCATCTGCCGTTCCATGGACTCCTGGATCGACGGCGGCGGGTCGATCGCCTTGATCTCCACCCGCTCGACCTTGATGCCCCAACGCCCGGTGGCCTCGTCGAGCTCGCCGCGCAGGGTGGTGTTGATCTGGTCCCGGGAGGTCAGCGTCTCCTCCAGGGTCATGCCGCCGACCACGTTGCGCAGGGTCGTCGTGGTGATCTGCTCGACGCCGGTGATGTAGTCCGAGATCTCGTAGACCGCGGCCTTCGGGTCCGTGACCCGGAAGTAGACGACCGTGTCGATCCGGACGGTCAGGTTGTCCTTGGTGATCACGGGCTGCGGCGGGAAGGACACCACCTGCTCGCGCAGGTCGATCCGCTCCCGGATCCGGTCCACGAACGGGACCAGGAACGCCAGCCCGGGCGTCTGCGTCGTCTTGTACCGCCCGAGCCGCTCGACCACTGCGGCGGTGGCCTGCGGGACGATCTGGACCGCCCGCGCCATCACCACCAGGACCAGCAGCACGATCACCACGACGGTGACCAGTACCGAGATGTCCATGTTTCCTCCCCTGTCGTCCCCGCGGGCCGCAGTTCCCCCCGCGGCCGCCGGGACCTCTACTCCGCGAGCACCAGCGCCGTGGCGCCGGAGATCTCGATGACCATCACTTCGTCGCCGGGCTCCATCACCTGTGTCCGGTCGTAGGCCTTGGCCGACCACAGGCTGCCGGCGATCTTCACCCGGCCGCCCTGCCCGTCGACCCGTTCGACGACGGTCGCCGGGCCGCCCACGATCCGCTCCGTGTGCCCCAGGTACGGCGTGATCCCGCGCTCCAGCCGGCGGCGCAGCACCGGTCGCACCCCCGCGATCAGCAGCGTCGACGCCACGGCGAACAGGACGGTGCTGAGGATCCAGCCCAACCCGAACAGTGCGGACCCGCCCGCGGCGACGAGTGCCCCGCCGCCCAGCATCAGCAGCACGAACTCGCCGGACAGGACCTCACCGACGATCACCACGATCCCGGCGATGAGCCAGATCACGGGAACCATGACGCCGATGGTGCCACCGATCGACCCCCGGCGTGCCGGGTTCGTGAAGATCGTTGCCGTTCCGTTCCTGGTGAGGTCCGGCGGCCGGTCCGCCTCAGCCCTCCTGCGTCACGAAGTCGATCAGCTGCTCGACGGCGCCGATCAGCGGCGTCTCCAGGTCCCGGTAGGACCGCACGGCCCCGAGGACCCGTCGGGCGCCGTCCGCGGGCTCGCCCCAGCGGAGCGCGGCACACACCCCGGTCTTCCAGTCGGTCCCGCGCGGGATCCGCGGCCAGGCGCGGATGCCGACGCACGCCGGCTTCACCGCCTCCCACACGTCGACGTACGGGTGGCCGGTGACCAGCACGTTCGCCCCGGCGACCGACTGCGCCTGCCGGGTCTCCTTGCTGCCCGCGACGAGGTGGTCGACGAGGATCCCGAGCCGCCGGTGCGGTGCCGGGCCGAACTCGGCGACAGCGGCCGCCAGGTCGTCGACGCCGTGCAGCGGCTCCACCACGACGCCCTCGACCCGCAGGTCGTGCCCCCAGACCGTCTCCACCAGGGCCGCGTCGTGGATGCCCTCCACCCAGATCCGCGCCGCGCGGGCGGTGCGCGCCTTGAGGTTCGCGACCCGGACGGAGCCGGACGCGGAGATCGCCGGGCCGGTGGCCGCCGCGGCCGGCTTCACGAGCGTGGCCGGGGCGCCCTCGTAGAGGAAGGCGGCCGGGCGGAGCGGGAAGACCCGGTGCCGGCCGTGCCGGTCCTCGAGCGTCACCTCGCGGGAGTCGATCCGGACGACGGCGCCGCAGAATCCGCTCGCGGGGTCCTCGACGACGACGCCGGGCTCGGCGGCGATCTCGGGGATCGTCTTCTTCGTCGTGACCCGGGTGCCGTCGGCGGAGAACATGCCCCGGTAGTCGTGGGAACGGGCGACCATCGCACGGTTCTAGCGGATCGTGACGGTTCGGGCCCCGGCGACACGCCAGGATCCGTCGTACCCCGCCCGGACGGCCGCCGCGCCGGGCCGGCGGCTCCGAACCACTCACCGAACGTCACACTGCGTCACCCGCACGGCAGACGCCACCCGCCTGCCGCGGATAGCTAGCCTGGCTCCCGTGCCCCGCCCCTCCGCCACCTTCGCGGTGTGGTCCTCGGCCTGGTTGGCCGGCTCCGCCGCACCCGACGACGTGCTCGACGCCCTCGCCCCGTGGGCCGACGCGCACGACGTGCAGTGCGTCGACGACGCGACCGCCGATGCCACCCGCCTCCCCGCCCCGGGCGCTCCCGTCTCCTCGCTGACCTTCCTGCTCGCCGCCCTGCGCCGGCTCGCCCCCCGCGGCGCGGCGCGGCTCGTGCTCACCGCTCCCGGGGACGTCCGGGGCCTGCCCGGCCCGGGCTCGTTCGGCAGCGCGGTGATCCGCGCCGGCGAGGGGGTGTTCTTCCCGGACGCCGGGCTGGGCCTGGTGCCGAGCCAGGTCGCCGACGGCGTGCTGCGCTGGACCGTGTACCCCGTCCCGGATCCCGGGGCGCCGGCCGAGCACGTCCCGCTGAACCAGGCCGAACGGGACCTCCGCGAGCAGGTGCGGCAGTCCGCGTCGATCCTCACGGACCTCGGCGTGGCCCGGCACCGGCCCGGGGTGCGCGAGGAGATCGCCGCCGCACTCCGCTCCCGCCCCCGGTCGCTGTGGCCGGCCGGCATGCCGCCGCAGGCGCTGCGGGTGCTGCAGCACGCGGACGAGGTGGAGGCGATCCTCGCCGCCGCCTCGGTCGACGAGCCGGGCGGTGCCCTCTCGGCCTCGGCCGCCACCGCCCGTCGGGAGGCGTTGCGGCCGTTGGAGACCGCGGTCCGGATCGCCCGCCGCGCCGCGGTCGCCGAGGCCGTACGCGTCCTCGCCTCGGCCCCGCTGGTCTGACCGGCCCCGGGCGCCGCCCGGTCGCGCGCACGGGAATGTCCGCGGACGCCGGCGGACTCCGCGGCGGAACGCCGGGACCGGGGACGCCGCCCTTGCAGGCGGGTCCCCGGTCCCGGCCGCGGAGGAGGCGGACGAGGGCGCTTGTCGCCGTCAGCCCGTCGTACGCCTCGCGCCGACGAGGACGAACACCATCGTGCAGGGTGCGTCGCTGCGGTTCCGCCAGGCGTGCCGGGTGCCCCGCTGCACCACGCAGGTCCCCGGGGTGACGTGCGCCTCGGCCCCGTCGTCGAGCTCGAGGTACACCTCGCCCTCGACGCAGACGCCGTAGTCGACGCTGTCCGTGGTGTGCATGCCGGGGGTGTCGGGTTCGAACACCCCGATCAGACCGGGCTGGATCCGTTCCGCCTCCGCCGCGGCCTCCTCGGGGTCCGCGCCCCCCGGCTCCGCCGCGGCGGAGTCGGGAGGGAAACGCACCACGATGAACCGCGAACCACCGGGCCCGGGGAAGAACGGGAACGGCACCGTCGCCGGGTTGTCCCCCGCGCCGACGGACGGCGCACCGTCGGCGGTGCCCCAGATGTTGAAGATGTCCAGGCCGAGAACGGGCGCCGGCTCGACGGACTTCTCCTCCGCGAACACCGACTTCCCGTCGGCGGTCCGGTCCGTCACGACCTTGCTGACCTCGAATGCCACCGTGTTCCTCCTGACGTCGTGACCGGCGCGCCCTACAGGCCCACCCATCGCCTGCCTGTTCCGCGGACGATGCGGCCGAAGGCCGAGCCGCTGAAGTGCCCGTCGGCGGCGAGGACCCCGGAGTCGCCCTCGAGCTCCGCGGCGATCTTGTCCCGGGTGTGGGCGGCCGTCTCCGGATCGACGTCGAAGATGATCCGCAGGTCACCGTCGGCCAGCTGCAGCGGGCAGTGCACGACGTCGCCCAGGATGATCGCCCTGTCCGCACCGGAGGAGATCACCGCGGAGCAGTGTCCGGGCGTGTGCCCCGGGCTCGCGAGCACGTTGACCCCCGAGGCGACGAGCGCGCCGTCACCCACGGACTCGATCCGGTTCACCAGCGGCGCCTGGACCGCTTCCGGGTGCGGCCCGACCACGGCCAGTTCCTCGTCGGTGACGCCCTGCCAGAACTCGAACTCGCCCTCGCCGACGACGTACCGGGCGTTGGGGAAGGTCAGCTCGCCGTTCTGTGCGGTCCAGCCGACGTGGTCGAGGTGCAGGTGGGTGTAGAACACGATGTCGACGTCGGCCGGTTCGACGCCGGCCCTGCGCAGGCTCGACAGCAGCTGGCCGCCGCGGAACACGCCGCCCACCGGGGGGAACGGGACCGTCATGTCCCCGAAGCCCAGGTCGACGACGATCTTCTGGTCGCCGGTCTCGACCAGGAACCCGCCGAGGGTCAGCAACAGCTTCCCCTCGGCGTCGAACAGCTCTCGATGGGCTTCCCAGAGCGCCTCGT is a window of Pseudonocardia sp. T1-2H DNA encoding:
- a CDS encoding NfeD family protein, which gives rise to MVPVIWLIAGIVVIVGEVLSGEFVLLMLGGGALVAAGGSALFGLGWILSTVLFAVASTLLIAGVRPVLRRRLERGITPYLGHTERIVGGPATVVERVDGQGGRVKIAGSLWSAKAYDRTQVMEPGDEVMVIEISGATALVLAE
- a CDS encoding energy-coupling factor ABC transporter permease: MHMSDGLVNAPTSLLFGAVALVWLVLAALRARADLDDRTAPMAGLVTAFVFAVQMINFPILPGASGHLLGGALVAILVGPWVGTLCIAIVLVVQALLFADGGLTALGTNITNMALIGVVVGYAVAVALRPLARRGKGGLAATAFVAAFLNTVVASLGFVVEYAVGGSGGASLGTVFGLMVGLHALIGIGEGVITAATVTAVAAVRPDLVYLLRGAKAPLLRRAAGTAS
- a CDS encoding glycosyltransferase family 2 protein; its protein translation is MQRSGNPTVSVVVPTRNEARNLEVVLPAIAAVRPAVHEVIVVDGNSIDGTVETARRVLPWAKIIAQTRKGKGNAMACGFAAATGDVIVMFDADGSADPNEIPAFVAALVAGADFAKGSRFVRGGGSDDITLLRKTGNFGLNGVANALFKTRYTDLCYGYNAFWADLLPVLELPAVDAPAPTDGSMLWGDGFEIETVLNCRVAAAGLKITEVPSLERERMFGETNLRTFADGTRVLRTLAAERRRALQKKANGAAGPASHEDLEVDLGPATPANGFPAVNGGYSSTGLPMHPSEPAGPAMTVRPPVRPSPSPRNGNRPADPANRPSPQRDEAERQELEMRYALEEEAS
- a CDS encoding PDGLE domain-containing protein, with product MTRGRSLGFLLGFLAVALLVAGGFSYLASPDPDGLDTVALQGCQVTGTDAGEQLTGTCIAQHTTDHAMSSSPLADYTVGGGAGTTGLAGILGVIVTLALAGGLFWALRRRGVAPTDDGQGR
- a CDS encoding lipopolysaccharide biosynthesis protein, producing the protein MTARDVAGIDPPAQRAGHQRPTPRPRTGPVPGADEPTVVLPPHDADEPTVELPPAVGGSAASAQGSGGGVAGSESPTVVLGVVAPASTPDEPGTTPGRKKSGGGDGLALSISSVLGSLAGFLSWLLAARIMPQEEVGRASAVVSAFILIGGCAQLNINVGLLRWLPGSGRKASRLVWGSLFLIMPLSALVGLVYVLIVPDLGATASGLLSPGDGSIGVGVLLFVLACAGWAVFVVHDFILVAMHRPWWTVWRNGLFAVVRIGLLIALGAGLGAQGLVVSWVVPIVVWTVGGTLVIALLVRRFARRAEGSVLPSRREAVSFLGPTAVAQIGSALLYNQVTLLVTLRFGPGPGAAFFIVWQAVSVVDIAATFYMDSLAVQTAREPLRAAALARAAQRRMMVLFLPVLGLAIMLAQPVLLIFGPGYAEASRILQILMIGLVFRLVVVHELGVRQAAGAALAFSRLQLVNTLLVLAVVAALPTPPAGSTTDSALLPIALGYVAVQVLSAAAVLIPPALRRRLRPEVKR
- a CDS encoding glycosyltransferase family 2 protein; the encoded protein is MLPGSFQPTVSVCIPVYNGEAYLAETIRSVLDQTYGDFELVLLDNNCSDRSPEIMRSFADPRIRIERNTETLPQPRNWRVCVDHTRAPLIKVLCADDVLHPRCLELQTQPLLDDPGLAVVASRRHMIDEQSRVIVPRRGLSGLIGVHSAAEVARKVVRNGANPIGEVGNVMFRRADFMAIGGWREDRPLVMDIDCFVRLLKFGEFLGQPEALAAFRIGGSSITAERMDEIYAAQRALTEELGESPEYDVRGLDVTIGRALAPFGRMRRSLLFTLSGLAAKRDARRESVTT
- the cbiQ gene encoding cobalt ECF transporter T component CbiQ, encoding MGAGHAHPLHLARDSPVHRLPPQVKIVAAFLGVVCVVATPREAFVVFAGYPVVLGAVWWAARIPAGWILRRAVIELPFVVLAVLLPLTGPDPRVEWLGMSLSEPGLLGAWNILVKGTLGVLTSLTLAATTSMRDLLVGLQRLHAPALVTTIATLMLRYVDVIVAEAGRMRLARVSRGHDPRFLWQAGATARGVGALFVRSYERGERVHLAMLSRGWSGAMPVLSTAGLATRRDWTAGLAPVGVAALLAFSGWVIV
- a CDS encoding SPFH domain-containing protein; the protein is MDISVLVTVVVIVLLVLVVMARAVQIVPQATAAVVERLGRYKTTQTPGLAFLVPFVDRIRERIDLREQVVSFPPQPVITKDNLTVRIDTVVYFRVTDPKAAVYEISDYITGVEQITTTTLRNVVGGMTLEETLTSRDQINTTLRGELDEATGRWGIKVERVEIKAIDPPPSIQESMERQMKADREKRATILTAEGQRESAIRSAEGNKQAQILTAEGAKQAAILNAEAERQSRILRAQGERAAQYLYAQGEAKAIEKRFAAIKAGRPTPELLAYQYLQTLPEMAKGEANKVWMVPSDFGKALEGFTKMLGAPGEDGVFKYTPSPDDGQRVRPEDDEESVKGWFDTSGDPEIAAQVAAATAAARQEVPALGEVAPKAVRAAPGGGPQGLPAGASRRRPDPAKRGPAHRRGLTHPPLRIRVVAP